The Paenibacillus mucilaginosus 3016 genome includes the window GAATTCTTCGGCCCCCGAGGGTAGCCTGATCTGTATTGGGGTAATAGAGGTCTGTGCGCTCCCGGAACCGGGGATGAAGACGGGAGAAGAAGAACCGTCCCGGCCGGATACGAAAGAAGGTAATGAAAGTGGAAAGGGATCAAGCGCAGGCTGCCCGCTGGTTTACCCATGAAGTGCGGGTGCGCTATGAAGAAACCGACCAGATGGGAGTGGTGTATCACGCCAACTACTTGACCTGGTTCGAGATCGGCCGTACCGAGATGATCCGTTCGCTCGGCATGCCGTATCAGACGCTGGAAGCCAGAGGGCTGTTGCTGCCGCTCACGGAGGCGGAGATGAAGTTCCGGCTGCCGGCCCGGTATGACGATTGGGTTACGATCCGCGTAAGGGTCAGCGAGTTTTCGAATCTGCGGCTGACGTTCGACTGCGAGATTCTGCGCGGGGAGGACCTGCTCGTGA containing:
- a CDS encoding acyl-CoA thioesterase, yielding MKVERDQAQAARWFTHEVRVRYEETDQMGVVYHANYLTWFEIGRTEMIRSLGMPYQTLEARGLLLPLTEAEMKFRLPARYDDWVTIRVRVSEFSNLRLTFDCEILRGEDLLVTGRTKHVWLNRDWRPTRIDKEAPDLYALIKASSEC